One Megalops cyprinoides isolate fMegCyp1 chromosome 4, fMegCyp1.pri, whole genome shotgun sequence genomic window carries:
- the LOC118776726 gene encoding cyclin-G2-like encodes MKGFLNQEKDKEAFRLMKELKANLEQETIYLPRETGLNLIESTLENNNRISAKCRDAKVEDLWSLTNFFGYSTQTFVQAVNLLDRFLAMMKVQPKHLPCIGVSCLHIAAKVIEEECNVSPTHELIRISQCKFTVSDLSRMEKIISEKLNFQFKAVTALTFLHLYHAVALSHTSERKEILNLDKLEAQLKACLCRLVFSKAKPSVLALSLLNQEIEVHQSADMFKIAKRIQKHLKIGDSELLHWKGMVAKCMMDYLSPECSKPDNKKLVWIVSRRTAQHLHSSYCSIPDLPTIPEGGWDESESEDSCEDMSCGEESLSSSPDSDAEGPFFPPDFRYRDRRGFPSS; translated from the exons ATGAAGGGTTTCCTAAATCAAGAAAAAGACAAGGAAGCCTTCAGATTGATGAAGGAACTGAAAGCAAACCTTGAACAAGAGACGATCTATCTGCCCAGGGAAACGGGGCTGAATCTGATCGAGTCAACTCTGGAG aacaaCAACCGAATCTCAGCAAAATGTAGGGATGCCAAAGTTGAAGATCTCTGGAGCCTGACTAATTTCTTTGGATACAGCACTCAGACCTTTGTCCAAGCTGTGAATCTGCTGGATAGGTTCTTAGCAATGATGAAG GTCCAGCCAAAACACTTACCCTGCATCGGTGTCAGCTGTCTCCATATTGCAGCCAAAGTAATTGAGGAGGAGTGTAATGTGTCACCCACTCATGAGCTTATCCGCATCAGCCAGTGCAAGTTCACTGTGTCAGACCTCAGTCGAATggagaaaataatttcagaaaaacTGAACTTTCAGTTCAAAGCAGTCACTGCCTTAACCTTTTTGCACTTATACCATGCGGTAGCACTTTCACATACCTCAGAAAG GAAGGAAATTTTGAATCTTGACAAATTGGAAGCCCAGCTGAAAGCCTGTCTCTGTCGACTGGTCTTCTCCAAGGCAAAA CCATCAGTATTAGCTCTGTCCCTCCTCAACCAGGAGATTGAAGTTCACCAGTCAGCCGACATGTTCAAAATTGCCAAACGCATCCAAAAGCACCTAAAG ATTGGTGACAGTGAGCTACTTCACTGGAAGGGGATGGTGGCCAAATGCATGATGGACTACCTGTCACCTGAATGTAGCAAACCCGACAACAAGAAGCTAGTCTGGATTGTGTCCAGGAGAACAGCACAACATTTGCACAGCAGCTACTGCAGCATCCCTGACCTGCCAACTATTCCTGAGGGGGGCTGGGATGAAAGCGAGAG TGAGGATTCCTGTGAAGACATGAGCTGTGGGGAGGAGAGCCTGAGCAGTTCACCTGACAGTGATGCAGAGGGGCCCTTCTTCCCTCCAGACTTTCGGTACCGTGACAGAAGGGGCTTCCCTTCCTCCTAG